The following coding sequences are from one Papio anubis isolate 15944 unplaced genomic scaffold, Panubis1.0 scaffold838, whole genome shotgun sequence window:
- the LOC116273538 gene encoding low-density lipoprotein receptor-related protein 4-like isoform X1 has protein sequence MDIRRISFDTEDLSDDVIPLADVRSAVALDWDSRDDHVYWTDVSTDTISRAKWDGTGQEVVVDTSLESPAGLAIDWVTNKLYWTDAGTDRIEVANTDGSMRTVLIWENLDRPRDIVVEPMGGYMYWTDWGASPKIERAGMDASGRQVIISSNLTWPNGLAIDYGSQRLYWADAGMKTIEFAGLDGSKRKVLIGSQLPHPFGLTLYGERIYWTDWQTKSIQSADRLTGLDRETLQENLENLMDIHVFHRRRPPVSTPCAMENGGCSHLCLRSPNPSGFSCTCPTGINLLPDGKTCSPGMNSFLIFARRIDIRMVSLDIPYFADVVVPINITMKNTIAIGVDPQEGKVYWSDSTLHRISRANLDGSQHEDIITTGLQTTDGLAVDAIGRKVYWTDTGTNRIEVGNLDGSMRKVLVWQNLDSPRAIVLYHEMGFMYWTDWGENAKLERSGMDGSDRTVLISNNLGWPNGLTVDKASSQLLWADAHTERIEAADLNGANRHTLVSPVQHPYGLTLLDSHIYWTDWQTRSIHRADKGTGSNVILVRSNLPGLMDIQAVDRAQPLGFNKCGSRNGGCSHLCLPRPSGFSCACPTGIQLKGDGKTCDPSPETYLLFSSRGSIRRISLDTSDHTDVHVPVPELNNVISLDYDSVDGKVYYTDVFLDVIRRADLNGSNMETVIGRGLKTTDGLAVDWVARNLYWTDTGRNTIEASRLDGSCRKVLINNSLDEPRAIAVFPRKGYLFWTDWGHIAKIERANLDGSERKVLINTDLGWPNGLTLDYDTRRIYWVDAHLDRIESADLSGKLRQVLVSHVSHPFALTQQDRWIYWTDWQTKSIQRVDKYSGRNKETVLANVEGLMDIIVVSPQRQTGTNACGVNNGGCTHLCFARASDFVCACPDERDSRPCSLVPGLVPPAPRSTGMSEKSPVLPNTLPTTLHSSTTRTRMSLEEVEGRCSERDARLGLCARSNEAVPAAPGEGLHISYTIGGLLSILLILVVIAALMLYRHKKSKFTDPGMGNLTYSNPSYRTSTQEVKIEAIPKPAMYNQLCYKKEGGPDHNYTKEKIKIVEGICLLSGDDAEWDDLKQLRSSRGGLLRDHVCMKTDTVSIQASSGSLDDTETEQLLQEEQSECSSVHTAATPERRGSLPDTGWKHERKLSSESQV, from the exons GTACAGACCGGATTGAAGTAGCCAACACAGATGGCAGCATGAGAACAGTACTCATCTGGGAGAACCTTGATCGTCCTCGGGACATTGTGGTGGAACCCATGGGCGG GTACATGTATTGGACTGACTGGGGTGCGAGCCCCAAGATTGAACGAGCTGGCATGGATGCCTCAGGCCGCCAAGTCATTATCTCTTCTAATCTGACCTGGCCTAACGGGCTAGCTATTGATTACGGTTCCCAGCGGCTATACTGGGCTGACGCCGGCATGAAGACAATTGAATTTGCTGGACTGGATGGCAGTAAGAGGAAG GTACTGATCGGAAGCCAGCTCCCCCACCCATTTGGGCTGACCCTCTATGGAGAGCGCATCTACTGGACTGACTGGCAGACTAAGAGTATACAGAGCGCTGACCGGCTGACAGGGCTAGACCGGGAGACTCTGCAGGAGAACCTGGAGAACCTGATGGACATCCATGTCTTCCACCGCCGCCGGCCCCCAG TGTCTACACCATGTGCTATGGAGAATGGCGGCTGTAGCCACCTGTGTCTTAGGTCCCCAAATCCAAGCGGCTTCAGCTGTACCTGCCCCACAGGCATCAACCTGCTGCCTGATGGCAAGACTTGCTCACCAG GCATgaacagtttcctcatcttcgCCAGGAGGATAGACATTCGCATGGTCTCCCTGGACATCCCTTATTTTGCTGATGTGGTGGTACCAATCAACATTACCATGAAGAACACCATTGCCATTGGAGTAGACCCCCAGGAAG GAAAAGTGTACTGGTCTGACAGCACACTGCACAGGATCAGCCGTGCCAATCTGGACGGTTCACAGCACGAGGACATCATCACCACAG GGCTACAGACCACAGATGGGCTCGCGGTGGATGCCATTGGCCGGAAAGTGTACTGGACAGACACGGGAACAAACCGGATTGAAGTGGGCAACCTGGACGGGTCCATGCGGAAAGTGTTGGTGTGGCAGAACCTTGACAGTCCCCGGGCAATCGTATTGTACCATGAGATGGG GTTTATGTACTGGACAGACTGGGGGGAGAATGCCAAGTTAGAGCGGTCCGGAATGGATGGCTCAGACCGCACAGTGCTCATCAGCAACAACCTAGGATGGCCCAATGGACTGACTGTGGACAAGGCCAGCTCCCAACTGCTGTGGGCCGATGCCCACACCGAG CGAATTGAGGCTGCTGACTTGAATGGTGCCAATCGGCATACGTTGGTGTCACCGGTGCAGCACCCATATGGCCTCACCCTCCTCGACTCCCATATATACTGGACTGACTGGCAGACCCGGAGCATCCACCGTGCTGACAAGGGTACCGGCAGCAATGTTATCCTCGTGAGGTCCAACCTGCCAGGCCTCATGGACATCCAGGCTGTGGACCGGGCACAGCCACTAG GTTTTAACAAGTGTGGCTCGAGAAATGGCGGCTGCTCCCAcctctgcttgcctcggccttctgGCTTCTCCTGTGCCTGCCCCACTGGCATCCAGCTGAAGGGAGATGGGAAGACCTGTGATCCCTCTCCTGAGACCTACCTGCTCTTCTCCAGCCGTGGCTCCATCCGGCGTATCTCACTGGACACCAGTGACCACACCGATGTGCACGTCCCTGTTCCTGAGCTCAACAATGTCATCTCCCTGGACTATGACAGCGTGGATGGAAAGGTCTATTACACAGATGTGTTCCTGGATGTTATCAG GCGAGCGGACCTGAATGGCAGCAACATGGAGACAGTGATCGGGCGTGGGCTGAAGACTACTGATGGGCTGGCAGTGGACTGGGTGGCCAGGAACCTGTACTGGACAGACACAGGTCGAAATACCATTGAGGCATCCAGGCTGGATGGTTCCTGCCGCAAAGTGCTGATCAACAATAGCCTGGATGAGCCCCGGGCCATTGCTGTTTTCCCCAGGAAGGG GTACCTCTTCTGGACAGACTGGGGCCACATTGCCAAGATCGAACGGGCGAACCTGGACGGTTCCGAGCGGAAGGTCCTCATCAACACAGACCTGGGCTGGCCCAACGGCCTCACCCTGGACTATGATACCCGCAG GATCTACTGGGTAGACGCCCATCTGGACCGGATCGAGAGTGCTGACCTCAGCGGGAAACTGCGGCAGGTCTTGGTCAGCCACGTGTCCCACCCCTTTGCCCTCACACAG CAAGACAGGTGGATCTACTGGACAGACTGGCAGACCAAGTCAATCCAGCGTGTTGACAAATACTCAGGCCGGAACAAGGAGACAGTGCTGGCAAATGTGGAGGGACTCATGGATATCATCGTGGTTTCCCCTCAGCGGCAGACAG GGACCAATGCCTGTGGCGTGAACAATGGTGGCTGCACCCACCTCTGCTTTGCCAGAGCCTCGGACTTCGTATGTGCCTGTCCTGACGAACGTGATAGCCGGCCCTGCTCTCTTG TGCCTGGCCTGGTACCCCCAGCTCCTAGGTCCACTGGCATGAGTGAAAAGAGCCCGGTGCTACCCAACACACTACCTACCACCTTGCATTCTTCAACCACCCGGACCCGCATGTctctggaggaggtggaaggaag ATGCTCCGAAAGGGATGCCAGGCTGGGCCTCTGTGCACGTTCCAATGAGGCCGTTCCTGCTGCTCCAG GGGAAGGACTTCATATCAGCTACACTATTGGTGGACTCCTCAGTATTCTGCTGATTTTGGTGGTGATTGCAGCTTTGATGCTGTACAG acacaaaaaatccaAGTTCACTGATCCTGGAATGGGGAACCTCACCTACAGCAACCCCTCCTACCGAACATCCACACAGGAAGTGAAGATTGAAGCAATCCCCAAACCAGCCATGTACAACCAGCTGTGCTATAAGAAAGAG GGAGGGCCTGACCATAACTACACCAAGGAGAAGATCAAGATCGTAGAGGGAATCTGCCTCCTGTCTGGGGATGATGCTGAGTGGGATGACCTCAAGCAACTGCGAAGCTCACGGGGGGGCCTCCTCCGGGATCATGTATGCATGAAGACAGACACAGTGTCTATCCAGGCCAGCTCTGGCTCCCTGGATGACACAGAGACAGAGCAGCTGTTACAGGAAGAGCAGTCCGAGTGTAGCAGCGTCCATACTGCAGCCACTCCAGAAAGACGAGGCTCTCTGCCAGACACGGGCTGGAAACATGAACGCAAGCTCTCCTCAGAGAGCCAGGTCTAA
- the LOC116273538 gene encoding low-density lipoprotein receptor-related protein 4-like isoform X2: MDIRRISFDTEDLSDDVIPLADVRSAVALDWDSRDDHVYWTDVSTDTISRAKWDGTGQEVVVDTSLESPAGLAIDWVTNKLYWTDAGTDRIEVANTDGSMRTVLIWENLDRPRDIVVEPMGGYMYWTDWGASPKIERAGMDASGRQVIISSNLTWPNGLAIDYGSQRLYWADAGMKTIEFAGLDGSKRKVLIGSQLPHPFGLTLYGERIYWTDWQTKSIQSADRLTGLDRETLQENLENLMDIHVFHRRRPPVSTPCAMENGGCSHLCLRSPNPSGFSCTCPTGINLLPDGKTCSPGMNSFLIFARRIDIRMVSLDIPYFADVVVPINITMKNTIAIGVDPQEGKVYWSDSTLHRISRANLDGSQHEDIITTGLQTTDGLAVDAIGRKVYWTDTGTNRIEVGNLDGSMRKVLVWQNLDSPRAIVLYHEMGFMYWTDWGENAKLERSGMDGSDRTVLISNNLGWPNGLTVDKASSQLLWADAHTERIEAADLNGANRHTLVSPVQHPYGLTLLDSHIYWTDWQTRSIHRADKGTGSNVILVRSNLPGLMDIQAVDRAQPLGFNKCGSRNGGCSHLCLPRPSGFSCACPTGIQLKGDGKTCDPSPETYLLFSSRGSIRRISLDTSDHTDVHVPVPELNNVISLDYDSVDGKVYYTDVFLDVIRRADLNGSNMETVIGRGLKTTDGLAVDWVARNLYWTDTGRNTIEASRLDGSCRKVLINNSLDEPRAIAVFPRKGYLFWTDWGHIAKIERANLDGSERKVLINTDLGWPNGLTLDYDTRRIYWVDAHLDRIESADLSGKLRQVLVSHVSHPFALTQQDRWIYWTDWQTKSIQRVDKYSGRNKETVLANVEGLMDIIVVSPQRQTGTNACGVNNGGCTHLCFARASDFVCACPDERDSRPCSLVPGLVPPAPRSTGMSEKSPVLPNTLPTTLHSSTTRTRMSLEEVEGRCSERDARLGLCARSNEAVPAAPGEGLHISYTIGGLLSILLILVVIAALMLYRHKKSKFTDPGMGNLTYSNPSYRTSTQEVKIEAIPKPAMYNQLCYKKEQLFHPSDSLSPFLF; encoded by the exons GTACAGACCGGATTGAAGTAGCCAACACAGATGGCAGCATGAGAACAGTACTCATCTGGGAGAACCTTGATCGTCCTCGGGACATTGTGGTGGAACCCATGGGCGG GTACATGTATTGGACTGACTGGGGTGCGAGCCCCAAGATTGAACGAGCTGGCATGGATGCCTCAGGCCGCCAAGTCATTATCTCTTCTAATCTGACCTGGCCTAACGGGCTAGCTATTGATTACGGTTCCCAGCGGCTATACTGGGCTGACGCCGGCATGAAGACAATTGAATTTGCTGGACTGGATGGCAGTAAGAGGAAG GTACTGATCGGAAGCCAGCTCCCCCACCCATTTGGGCTGACCCTCTATGGAGAGCGCATCTACTGGACTGACTGGCAGACTAAGAGTATACAGAGCGCTGACCGGCTGACAGGGCTAGACCGGGAGACTCTGCAGGAGAACCTGGAGAACCTGATGGACATCCATGTCTTCCACCGCCGCCGGCCCCCAG TGTCTACACCATGTGCTATGGAGAATGGCGGCTGTAGCCACCTGTGTCTTAGGTCCCCAAATCCAAGCGGCTTCAGCTGTACCTGCCCCACAGGCATCAACCTGCTGCCTGATGGCAAGACTTGCTCACCAG GCATgaacagtttcctcatcttcgCCAGGAGGATAGACATTCGCATGGTCTCCCTGGACATCCCTTATTTTGCTGATGTGGTGGTACCAATCAACATTACCATGAAGAACACCATTGCCATTGGAGTAGACCCCCAGGAAG GAAAAGTGTACTGGTCTGACAGCACACTGCACAGGATCAGCCGTGCCAATCTGGACGGTTCACAGCACGAGGACATCATCACCACAG GGCTACAGACCACAGATGGGCTCGCGGTGGATGCCATTGGCCGGAAAGTGTACTGGACAGACACGGGAACAAACCGGATTGAAGTGGGCAACCTGGACGGGTCCATGCGGAAAGTGTTGGTGTGGCAGAACCTTGACAGTCCCCGGGCAATCGTATTGTACCATGAGATGGG GTTTATGTACTGGACAGACTGGGGGGAGAATGCCAAGTTAGAGCGGTCCGGAATGGATGGCTCAGACCGCACAGTGCTCATCAGCAACAACCTAGGATGGCCCAATGGACTGACTGTGGACAAGGCCAGCTCCCAACTGCTGTGGGCCGATGCCCACACCGAG CGAATTGAGGCTGCTGACTTGAATGGTGCCAATCGGCATACGTTGGTGTCACCGGTGCAGCACCCATATGGCCTCACCCTCCTCGACTCCCATATATACTGGACTGACTGGCAGACCCGGAGCATCCACCGTGCTGACAAGGGTACCGGCAGCAATGTTATCCTCGTGAGGTCCAACCTGCCAGGCCTCATGGACATCCAGGCTGTGGACCGGGCACAGCCACTAG GTTTTAACAAGTGTGGCTCGAGAAATGGCGGCTGCTCCCAcctctgcttgcctcggccttctgGCTTCTCCTGTGCCTGCCCCACTGGCATCCAGCTGAAGGGAGATGGGAAGACCTGTGATCCCTCTCCTGAGACCTACCTGCTCTTCTCCAGCCGTGGCTCCATCCGGCGTATCTCACTGGACACCAGTGACCACACCGATGTGCACGTCCCTGTTCCTGAGCTCAACAATGTCATCTCCCTGGACTATGACAGCGTGGATGGAAAGGTCTATTACACAGATGTGTTCCTGGATGTTATCAG GCGAGCGGACCTGAATGGCAGCAACATGGAGACAGTGATCGGGCGTGGGCTGAAGACTACTGATGGGCTGGCAGTGGACTGGGTGGCCAGGAACCTGTACTGGACAGACACAGGTCGAAATACCATTGAGGCATCCAGGCTGGATGGTTCCTGCCGCAAAGTGCTGATCAACAATAGCCTGGATGAGCCCCGGGCCATTGCTGTTTTCCCCAGGAAGGG GTACCTCTTCTGGACAGACTGGGGCCACATTGCCAAGATCGAACGGGCGAACCTGGACGGTTCCGAGCGGAAGGTCCTCATCAACACAGACCTGGGCTGGCCCAACGGCCTCACCCTGGACTATGATACCCGCAG GATCTACTGGGTAGACGCCCATCTGGACCGGATCGAGAGTGCTGACCTCAGCGGGAAACTGCGGCAGGTCTTGGTCAGCCACGTGTCCCACCCCTTTGCCCTCACACAG CAAGACAGGTGGATCTACTGGACAGACTGGCAGACCAAGTCAATCCAGCGTGTTGACAAATACTCAGGCCGGAACAAGGAGACAGTGCTGGCAAATGTGGAGGGACTCATGGATATCATCGTGGTTTCCCCTCAGCGGCAGACAG GGACCAATGCCTGTGGCGTGAACAATGGTGGCTGCACCCACCTCTGCTTTGCCAGAGCCTCGGACTTCGTATGTGCCTGTCCTGACGAACGTGATAGCCGGCCCTGCTCTCTTG TGCCTGGCCTGGTACCCCCAGCTCCTAGGTCCACTGGCATGAGTGAAAAGAGCCCGGTGCTACCCAACACACTACCTACCACCTTGCATTCTTCAACCACCCGGACCCGCATGTctctggaggaggtggaaggaag ATGCTCCGAAAGGGATGCCAGGCTGGGCCTCTGTGCACGTTCCAATGAGGCCGTTCCTGCTGCTCCAG GGGAAGGACTTCATATCAGCTACACTATTGGTGGACTCCTCAGTATTCTGCTGATTTTGGTGGTGATTGCAGCTTTGATGCTGTACAG acacaaaaaatccaAGTTCACTGATCCTGGAATGGGGAACCTCACCTACAGCAACCCCTCCTACCGAACATCCACACAGGAAGTGAAGATTGAAGCAATCCCCAAACCAGCCATGTACAACCAGCTGTGCTATAAGAAAGAG CAGCTCTTTCACCCCTCTGATAGTCTTTCAccttttctcttctga
- the LOC116273538 gene encoding low-density lipoprotein receptor-related protein 4-like isoform X3 has translation MDIRRISFDTEDLSDDVIPLADVRSAVALDWDSRDDHVYWTDVSTDTISRAKWDGTGQEVVVDTSLESPAGLAIDWVTNKLYWTDAGTDRIEVANTDGSMRTVLIWENLDRPRDIVVEPMGGYMYWTDWGASPKIERAGMDASGRQVIISSNLTWPNGLAIDYGSQRLYWADAGMKTIEFAGLDGSKRKVLIGSQLPHPFGLTLYGERIYWTDWQTKSIQSADRLTGLDRETLQENLENLMDIHVFHRRRPPVSTPCAMENGGCSHLCLRSPNPSGFSCTCPTGINLLPDGKTCSPGMNSFLIFARRIDIRMVSLDIPYFADVVVPINITMKNTIAIGVDPQEGKVYWSDSTLHRISRANLDGSQHEDIITTGLQTTDGLAVDAIGRKVYWTDTGTNRIEVGNLDGSMRKVLVWQNLDSPRAIVLYHEMGFMYWTDWGENAKLERSGMDGSDRTVLISNNLGWPNGLTVDKASSQLLWADAHTERIEAADLNGANRHTLVSPVQHPYGLTLLDSHIYWTDWQTRSIHRADKGTGSNVILVRSNLPGLMDIQAVDRAQPLGFNKCGSRNGGCSHLCLPRPSGFSCACPTGIQLKGDGKTCDPSPETYLLFSSRGSIRRISLDTSDHTDVHVPVPELNNVISLDYDSVDGKVYYTDVFLDVIRRADLNGSNMETVIGRGLKTTDGLAVDWVARNLYWTDTGRNTIEASRLDGSCRKVLINNSLDEPRAIAVFPRKGYLFWTDWGHIAKIERANLDGSERKVLINTDLGWPNGLTLDYDTRRIYWVDAHLDRIESADLSGKLRQVLVSHVSHPFALTQQDRWIYWTDWQTKSIQRVDKYSGRNKETVLANVEGLMDIIVVSPQRQTGTNACGVNNGGCTHLCFARASDFVCACPDERDSRPCSLVPGLVPPAPRSTGMSEKSPVLPNTLPTTLHSSTTRTRMSLEEVEGRCSERDARLGLCARSNEAVPAAPGEGLHISYTIGGLLSILLILVVIAALMLYRHKKSKFTDPGMGNLTYSNPSYRTSTQEVKIEAIPKPAMYNQLCYKKELFHPSDSLSPFLF, from the exons GTACAGACCGGATTGAAGTAGCCAACACAGATGGCAGCATGAGAACAGTACTCATCTGGGAGAACCTTGATCGTCCTCGGGACATTGTGGTGGAACCCATGGGCGG GTACATGTATTGGACTGACTGGGGTGCGAGCCCCAAGATTGAACGAGCTGGCATGGATGCCTCAGGCCGCCAAGTCATTATCTCTTCTAATCTGACCTGGCCTAACGGGCTAGCTATTGATTACGGTTCCCAGCGGCTATACTGGGCTGACGCCGGCATGAAGACAATTGAATTTGCTGGACTGGATGGCAGTAAGAGGAAG GTACTGATCGGAAGCCAGCTCCCCCACCCATTTGGGCTGACCCTCTATGGAGAGCGCATCTACTGGACTGACTGGCAGACTAAGAGTATACAGAGCGCTGACCGGCTGACAGGGCTAGACCGGGAGACTCTGCAGGAGAACCTGGAGAACCTGATGGACATCCATGTCTTCCACCGCCGCCGGCCCCCAG TGTCTACACCATGTGCTATGGAGAATGGCGGCTGTAGCCACCTGTGTCTTAGGTCCCCAAATCCAAGCGGCTTCAGCTGTACCTGCCCCACAGGCATCAACCTGCTGCCTGATGGCAAGACTTGCTCACCAG GCATgaacagtttcctcatcttcgCCAGGAGGATAGACATTCGCATGGTCTCCCTGGACATCCCTTATTTTGCTGATGTGGTGGTACCAATCAACATTACCATGAAGAACACCATTGCCATTGGAGTAGACCCCCAGGAAG GAAAAGTGTACTGGTCTGACAGCACACTGCACAGGATCAGCCGTGCCAATCTGGACGGTTCACAGCACGAGGACATCATCACCACAG GGCTACAGACCACAGATGGGCTCGCGGTGGATGCCATTGGCCGGAAAGTGTACTGGACAGACACGGGAACAAACCGGATTGAAGTGGGCAACCTGGACGGGTCCATGCGGAAAGTGTTGGTGTGGCAGAACCTTGACAGTCCCCGGGCAATCGTATTGTACCATGAGATGGG GTTTATGTACTGGACAGACTGGGGGGAGAATGCCAAGTTAGAGCGGTCCGGAATGGATGGCTCAGACCGCACAGTGCTCATCAGCAACAACCTAGGATGGCCCAATGGACTGACTGTGGACAAGGCCAGCTCCCAACTGCTGTGGGCCGATGCCCACACCGAG CGAATTGAGGCTGCTGACTTGAATGGTGCCAATCGGCATACGTTGGTGTCACCGGTGCAGCACCCATATGGCCTCACCCTCCTCGACTCCCATATATACTGGACTGACTGGCAGACCCGGAGCATCCACCGTGCTGACAAGGGTACCGGCAGCAATGTTATCCTCGTGAGGTCCAACCTGCCAGGCCTCATGGACATCCAGGCTGTGGACCGGGCACAGCCACTAG GTTTTAACAAGTGTGGCTCGAGAAATGGCGGCTGCTCCCAcctctgcttgcctcggccttctgGCTTCTCCTGTGCCTGCCCCACTGGCATCCAGCTGAAGGGAGATGGGAAGACCTGTGATCCCTCTCCTGAGACCTACCTGCTCTTCTCCAGCCGTGGCTCCATCCGGCGTATCTCACTGGACACCAGTGACCACACCGATGTGCACGTCCCTGTTCCTGAGCTCAACAATGTCATCTCCCTGGACTATGACAGCGTGGATGGAAAGGTCTATTACACAGATGTGTTCCTGGATGTTATCAG GCGAGCGGACCTGAATGGCAGCAACATGGAGACAGTGATCGGGCGTGGGCTGAAGACTACTGATGGGCTGGCAGTGGACTGGGTGGCCAGGAACCTGTACTGGACAGACACAGGTCGAAATACCATTGAGGCATCCAGGCTGGATGGTTCCTGCCGCAAAGTGCTGATCAACAATAGCCTGGATGAGCCCCGGGCCATTGCTGTTTTCCCCAGGAAGGG GTACCTCTTCTGGACAGACTGGGGCCACATTGCCAAGATCGAACGGGCGAACCTGGACGGTTCCGAGCGGAAGGTCCTCATCAACACAGACCTGGGCTGGCCCAACGGCCTCACCCTGGACTATGATACCCGCAG GATCTACTGGGTAGACGCCCATCTGGACCGGATCGAGAGTGCTGACCTCAGCGGGAAACTGCGGCAGGTCTTGGTCAGCCACGTGTCCCACCCCTTTGCCCTCACACAG CAAGACAGGTGGATCTACTGGACAGACTGGCAGACCAAGTCAATCCAGCGTGTTGACAAATACTCAGGCCGGAACAAGGAGACAGTGCTGGCAAATGTGGAGGGACTCATGGATATCATCGTGGTTTCCCCTCAGCGGCAGACAG GGACCAATGCCTGTGGCGTGAACAATGGTGGCTGCACCCACCTCTGCTTTGCCAGAGCCTCGGACTTCGTATGTGCCTGTCCTGACGAACGTGATAGCCGGCCCTGCTCTCTTG TGCCTGGCCTGGTACCCCCAGCTCCTAGGTCCACTGGCATGAGTGAAAAGAGCCCGGTGCTACCCAACACACTACCTACCACCTTGCATTCTTCAACCACCCGGACCCGCATGTctctggaggaggtggaaggaag ATGCTCCGAAAGGGATGCCAGGCTGGGCCTCTGTGCACGTTCCAATGAGGCCGTTCCTGCTGCTCCAG GGGAAGGACTTCATATCAGCTACACTATTGGTGGACTCCTCAGTATTCTGCTGATTTTGGTGGTGATTGCAGCTTTGATGCTGTACAG acacaaaaaatccaAGTTCACTGATCCTGGAATGGGGAACCTCACCTACAGCAACCCCTCCTACCGAACATCCACACAGGAAGTGAAGATTGAAGCAATCCCCAAACCAGCCATGTACAACCAGCTGTGCTATAAGAAAGAG CTCTTTCACCCCTCTGATAGTCTTTCAccttttctcttctga